ATAACGGGCGACATCATCTTACAGGGGCCACACCACGTCGCAAAGAAATCAACTAAAACCGGCTTGTCAGATTTCAGAACTTTTTCCTCAAATTCCTGAGAAGAGATCTGCTGAGCCATGATGCCTCCTTTTTTTCTGAGTACTCTTCAATACGTACTCTATCTTGTACCCTTGACACTCTAGCGCCTCTGAGCACATTGCGCACTGATAATCTTCTTTCGTCATCAATTTGTCATATTCAATTGTACACAATCGTTTTGCAAGTAATTAAAAGTCCCTGAATTTCATACCACCACCGCTTGAACGCACAGTGGTCTTCGAATAGCAGCTGAATTACGGTGCACATAGCTGTATATAGCTGCGTATTGAACACCTTTTACACCAGCTAGGATTTCCTGTAGAAGGCATGCGCACAACAATACGCAGGGTATACTGAGGGTGATAAAGGAGTTTCATGACAGATACGCACACCATTGATGCAGTAGACGACGCTACATCTACACCACAAACCAAGAAAACCCCTGCATGGGTCAACCATGGTGTCGAACCATTTGACCTTATCCTTGAGGGTGGTGCTATGCGCAGCCTGTTTACCGCAGGTGTCACCGACCTGTTTCTCGAGCGAGGGTTACTTGCACAGCATACGATTGGAACATCAGCGGGAGCGCTGTGTGGTCTTAATTATGTCGCAGGTGATATCGGACGAAGTGCCTACCTCAACATAAATTACTGCACCGATTGGCATTATCTTTCAATGCGAAACTTTGCTCTGACCGGCAATGCGATGGGTCTCGACTTCATGTTTGATGAAATCCCCCACCGTCTTGATCCGTTTGACTTTGAAGCTTTTAATAATTCACCGATGCAACTGACTTCGGTCGCAAGCAACCTGGAATACGGTGACGCGGACTACCATACCTTCTCTTCAGGCTACCGCCCAACAGATGAGCAGTACCTCATCGCAAGCGCAAGCATGCCCTTTGTGTCACATATTGTTGAAGTAGATGGCAAGAAGCTTCTTGATGGCGGTACATGCGACAGCGTCCCCTATCTCTTCAGTATGCTGCAGGGCGCAAAAAAACACGTTATTGTACTGACCCAGGATGCAACCTATGTAAAGAAACCCTTTAAGTTAGGAGCATTAGCAAGCACACTCTATGCGAATTATCCGCTCTATGTTGAACGCTTAACAATGCGGCCTTTTGAATACAACCTCACCTATCGACGTCTTGCGCGTATGCACGAAGCGGGTCGTGTCTTTGTTATTCAGCCACCCCAACCAGTAACCGTCAATTCCATGGAAAACAATCCCGACAAGCTATTTGATCTGTACCAGCAAGGGTACCGACAGGCCCTACTGCAATGGGAAGATCTCCAGCGTTACCTGGAGCTCTAACACATGATATTTGTTGGTGTTACCACTCATACCACGTCATTTTCCGACCTAACCGATTCGGAACGGGTATATCTTGACGTGCTTAAACGCTGCAATATGACACCAGTACTGCTTAAGAATACTGCCGACTTTGTTGATCTTGAAGCCCAGATCGCACGCCTTGATGGGCTCGTACTTATCGGTGGTGGCGATGTACATCCGTGTCATTACGGGCGATTGATTGAAGACGATATCGAATACATGGATTTCAATCGCGACCGCGATCTCTGCGAACTGCAGCTCGCGCGCCGCGCGCACCAGATGGATCTTCCCACTCTGGGTATTTGCCGCGGTTGTCAGGTTATGAATGTCAGTCTCGGTGGCACGCTCATCAGCGATGTCAGTACGCATCATCGCTCTCATTCGAGTACACATCAGCAAAACAAGCCCTACAATGTCGCCGTACAAACGGTGCATATACAGCCAGAAACGCGCCTGTTTGATATTTTGTTTGGCCCTCAGGCGCGTCACATTGACGATATCGATTGGGTAATTAATACCAATTCGATGCATCATCAGGCCATCGAACACCCTGCTTCGGGACTGTTTGTTAATGCTATTGCCTCTGACGGTGTCTACGAAGGACTTGAAGATCCTGATCGCACCTTCTATATCGGTGTGCAGTGGCATCCCGAATACCTGCCCAACTGCTTACCGTTGTTTGAAGCATTGCGCGATGCCTGTCATACCGAGGTCTAACAGCGTATCGAAAGTACAACCCTAACTTGCTGAGAACAGAAATGCAAAAGACAAGTTTACTAGCGCTCGGATACAGGACAGGTTGGGCAGACCTTCATAACTGCTGAAGATAGAAACACAAAAGGCAGAGCAATATACCCTGTTCCTGCTAGAGAGGCACGGATAGTGTTTACAGGAGAGAACTGCCGCAGCCGTTCTAAACACAAAAGACCCGCTAAGCGAGTCTCGTAGACATCCTATAAGCACCCACCTCTTCAGTGCACGACACGAGCGCGGCGCCCTATCCTCCCACGGACTTACCTCCGTAGTACTTTCGGCGAGGGCGGGCTTAACTGCCGGGTTCGGGATGGGACCGGGTGATCCCCGCCTCCATGGCCGCGCTCGTGCCGGGCGCTCAAGAGTAAGGTCTCTTTAAGGCGCGCCGGCGCCTTAATCCGAGTGTTCTTCTATGGGACTTGTCATGCACCCTGAGGGCCGCATAGCGTCTCGATTCTTGATGTATACAAGCGCAATTGTCATATGGAATATGATGAAGAGCTCGGGCTATTAGTACCGCTTGCCTAAAAACACATTGCTGTGCGTACAGCTGCGGCCTATCAAACTGGTAGTCTACCAGTGCCCTTACCAAAAAGAGGACTCATCTTGGAGACGGCTTCCCGCTTAGATGCTTTCAGCGGTTATCCGTTCCGGACGCGGCTACGCGGCAGTGCCGTTGGTCGACAACCGCTGCACCGGAGGTCCGTCCACCCCGGTCCTCTCGTACTAGGGGCAGATCTCCTCAATCCTCTTGCGCCCGCGGAGGATAGGGACCGAACTGTCTCACGACGTTCTGAACCCAGCTCGCGTACCGCTTTAAATGGCGAACAGCCATACCCTTGGGACCGACTCCAGCCCCAGGATGCGATGAGCCGACATCGAGGTGCCAAACCTTGCCGTCGATGTGGACTCTTGGGCAAGATCAGCCTGTTATCCCCGGAGTACCTTTTATCCGTTGAGCGACGGCCATTCCACGCTGTGCCGCCGGATCACTAGAACCTGGTTTCCCACCTGCTCGGCTTGTAGGCCTCGCAGTCAAGCCCGCTTATGCTCTTGCACTCAAAAGGATGATTGCCAACCATCCTGAGCGGACCTTACGCGCACCTCCGTTACTCTTTAGGAGGTGACCGCCCCAGTCAAACTGCCTACCTGACACGGTCCGCACGACCCGTTAAAGGGGCCTGCGTTAGGACGCCGGCGCGATGAGGGCAGTATTCCAAGGTCGGCTCCACCCAGGCTTGCGCCTAGGTTTCATAGCCTCCTGCCTATCCTCTACGCACCGCGCCTGCGCCCAATGCCAAGCTGCAGTAAAGGTTCACGGGGTCTTTCCGTCCTTCCGCGGGTAATTCGCATCTTCACGAATAATGCAATTTCACCGGGTCCATGGTTGAGACAGCGCCCAAGTCGTTACGCCATTCGTGCAGGTCGGAACTTACCCGACAAGGAATTTCGCTACCTTAGGACCGTTATAGTTACGGCCGCCGTTTACCGGGGCTTAGCTTCAGCGCTTCGGGTATACACCCTAACGCATCCGCGTGACCTTCCGGCACCGGGCAGGCGTCAGACCCTATACTTCGCCTTGCGGCTTGGCAGAGTCCTGTGTTTTTGGTAAACAGTCGCTTGGGCCTCTTCACTGCGGCCTCCCCTCGCTTTGGCTTGTGAAAAGCTTCACGAGGAAAGGCGCCCCTTCTCCCGAAGTTACGGGGCTAGTATGCCGAGTTCCTTAACCATGGTTCTCCCGATCGCCTCGGTATGCTCTACCCGCCTACCTGTGTCGGTTTTGGTACGGGCACCTCGTGTCTCCCTAGGGGTTTTTCTTGGGAGCATGGACTTGGCGGCTTTGCCAAAATGGCTTCGTCTCGCGTCTCAGGCATATGTTCTCGCGGATTTGCCTGCCAGAACACCCTACACGCT
This genomic interval from Cryptobacterium curtum DSM 15641 contains the following:
- a CDS encoding patatin-like phospholipase family protein yields the protein MTDTHTIDAVDDATSTPQTKKTPAWVNHGVEPFDLILEGGAMRSLFTAGVTDLFLERGLLAQHTIGTSAGALCGLNYVAGDIGRSAYLNINYCTDWHYLSMRNFALTGNAMGLDFMFDEIPHRLDPFDFEAFNNSPMQLTSVASNLEYGDADYHTFSSGYRPTDEQYLIASASMPFVSHIVEVDGKKLLDGGTCDSVPYLFSMLQGAKKHVIVLTQDATYVKKPFKLGALASTLYANYPLYVERLTMRPFEYNLTYRRLARMHEAGRVFVIQPPQPVTVNSMENNPDKLFDLYQQGYRQALLQWEDLQRYLEL
- a CDS encoding gamma-glutamyl-gamma-aminobutyrate hydrolase family protein, whose product is MIFVGVTTHTTSFSDLTDSERVYLDVLKRCNMTPVLLKNTADFVDLEAQIARLDGLVLIGGGDVHPCHYGRLIEDDIEYMDFNRDRDLCELQLARRAHQMDLPTLGICRGCQVMNVSLGGTLISDVSTHHRSHSSTHQQNKPYNVAVQTVHIQPETRLFDILFGPQARHIDDIDWVINTNSMHHQAIEHPASGLFVNAIASDGVYEGLEDPDRTFYIGVQWHPEYLPNCLPLFEALRDACHTEV